The Engystomops pustulosus chromosome 7, aEngPut4.maternal, whole genome shotgun sequence DNA window AGACAAGTGGCTCAGTTAGTGCAGCACATCCAGGATgccacatcaatgcgagctgagGCCAGAAGGTTTCCTGTGTCTGACATCAAAGTGTGTCACAGacgaaagcaggttcacactgagcacatttgTGAGGCACCGTGAAGAGCAATctactgcctgcaacatccttcagcatgactagtttggcagtgggtcagtaatggtgtgggggccgcacagccctccatgtgctccccAGAGGTCGCCTGACTGCCAATAGGTACTGAGATGAGATcttcagaccccttgtgagaacatgtgctgctgcagttggccctgggttcttcctaatgcaggacaatgctagacttcGTGTGTCAGCAGTCCCTGcaggatgaaggcattgaagctatggactggccgctCATTCCCCGGACCTGAATCTGatttagcacatctgggacatcgtGTCTCGCTCCATCCACTGTCACgatgcaccacagactgtccagtagTTGtcagatgctttagtccaggtctgggaagagatccctcaggagactaTCCACAACCTCATCAGCAGCATGCCAAGGttttgtaggaaggtcatacaagcacgtggaggccacacacactactgagcctcatcaggagcatgccaaggtgttatagggaggtcatacaggcacgtggaggccacacacactactgagcctcatcaggagcatgccgaggtgttgtagggaggtcatacaggcacgtggaggccacacacattactgagcctaatcaggagcatacctaggtgttgtagggaggtcatacaggcacatggaggtcacacattatactgagcctcatcaggacattacatcaaagttgaattggcctgtagtgtgtttttcgtCTTATTTTGTAGGGGACTCCAAATCCAggtctccattggttaataaatttgatttccattgatttttatttttttgtacagaataaaatattcaatgagaatatttcattcattcggCTCTAGTATAtgttgagtgttccctttatttttttgagcagtgtattaaTTGTCGGATTAATCTTCCATGTGGCCTTTTCCCCTCCTGCAGGATCCTCACCACAGAAGGAATAGTTGAGGAGGTAAAGCGGAGACGTTACTATGAGAAGCCTTGTGACAAGAGGAGGAGGATAAAATATGAGAACTGCCAGCGTATCTATAACTCGGAGATGGCGCGCAAAATTGCATTCCTAAGCCGGAAGTCGCGCATGGACCCCTGGCCAGGGTGTTAGGTGTCATACCCATTATTGAGGTGCAGGACTgtaacctggggacagtctcTTATTGGCGCTCCTGCTGCTGTCATGTTTCCCGATCATATTTGTTATCTCACAGGATTCTAGGACCCCTCTATGACTGTGCGGAAGAGATGTATaattaataaactttttttttttttttttttcccacgtgtttttttgtttttttttttatttgcagtgaGACTTCACCCATTATGTTATGGAAAACCCTGCTTACTCCTGTTGGGGAATTATTTCAAAATTCTGAACTACATTGTACATTGACTGCATACACTACTAGAATTACATAAGATATATCCATTAGAACTGCtagacttttaatattttatacttcCGTTACTACTTCCGAGACTTTTGGTTGTTCTCGGTGAGGTATAAAGAATCCTCACTCCACAAGTGTTTATATCTCACTCTAGAGAAGAAAGACAATCATGTTCTAATCTCAAACTTCATATTAATAAATTGGAGTCCGTCTCTGACACTACTGCTCTCGGCGTGTCTGATTCTCTGATTACTCCTGAAAGATTTAATTCTGAGCCATATAATAATCAAAGGCGCAGTGGATTTCAACAACACTCCAGAAAGCTTTGTGGTCAGTCTCAGATGTGCAGTGCAATTACTtgtcatagggcagtgatggcgaaccttttagagattgagtgcccaaactacaaccaaaagccaaatatttttcacaaaatgccaatttaaaatggcttattgctccctgctctgttacaggtttcaaacgtattggcgtcctgagtacaccaatacagtagaaaggagataTTTGGATTATCGTTGTATCTTCCCTTTAAGGTCCACTTAACAGCATGAATCAAAGGCCCAGAGAacgggctccaatgataatccggtTCTGttcacacctccttgctcctcttccacttcaagtcactttaaaatagcactgaacgTGGCTCGTCCTGGGCTCCCTTCGACTACAGTCTTGAGTCCTGAAAGGCTGGATAatggcctgtgtgcccacagagagggctccgagtgccacctttgccacccgtgctataggttcgccagCAGTGTCATAGGGGGTAGTCTccagttctttaaccccttaaggacctggccttttttttgttttttcatttctatttttcactccccaccttcataaatctttaactttt harbors:
- the MRPS21 gene encoding small ribosomal subunit protein bS21m, with protein sequence MANHLKFIARTVMVQNGNVDAAYKTLNRILTTEGIVEEVKRRRYYEKPCDKRRRIKYENCQRIYNSEMARKIAFLSRKSRMDPWPGC